In one window of Rhinoderma darwinii isolate aRhiDar2 chromosome 7, aRhiDar2.hap1, whole genome shotgun sequence DNA:
- the NSUN4 gene encoding 5-cytosine rRNA methyltransferase NSUN4: MAASMGATLILRRVRGPVRIFCRYRYKKKWATSFAAASCPRLALQYFDMNYSAQFGDVWPSVRIGLLSEQKYGALLNNFSSVETVTHALRSLKASDFLHEARAAMTGSPGVMAVSPAETLRTSNLTCYTFPRGDISRFPPARSSALGLLEYYLLDAASLLPVLALNVQPENRVLDLCAAPGGKTLALLMEGCGYLAANDPSISRCNRLRRVLQSYVPREQRTDSRVRVTSWSGTDWPEDAVYDRVLVDAPCTTDRHSLQEEENNIFHRMRRKERQMLPLLQTQLLLSGLRAVAPGGDVVYSTCTLSTLQNECVVERAVGLAAAEYGVHAEVQDLRCLQEIFRKTFSFHLDCRLGELVLPHLTANYGPLYLCKLRRLR; this comes from the exons GCCACCAGTTTTGCGGCCGCCTCGTGCCCGCGGCTCGCTCTGCAGTATTTCGATATGAATTACAGCGCGCAGTTTGGTGACGTTTGGCCGTCGGTCCGGATCGGCCTCCTGTCGGAGCAGAAGTATGGCGCCCTCCTCAATAACTTCTCCAGCGTGGAGACGGTCACCCACGCCCTGCGCTCCTTAAAAGCTTCCGACTTCCTGCATGAGGCCCGCGCTGCGATGACGGGGTCCCCAGGAGTAATGGCGGTGAGCCCAGCGGAAACGTTACGCACCTCCAACCTCACATGTTACACCTTCCCACGTGGTGACATCAGCCGCTTCCCGCCAGCCAG GTCCAGTGCCCTGGGTCTCCTGGAGTATTATCTGCTGGACGCTGCCTCGCTCCTCCCGGTCCTCGCTCTCAACGTCCAACCAGAAAACCGCGTGCTGGACCTGTGCGCCGCCCCGGGGGGGAAGACGCTGGCGCTGCTGATGGAGGGCTGCG GATATTTAGCAGCCAATGACCCGTCCATCTCCCGCTGTAATCGCCTGCGCCGGGTCCTGCAGTCCTACGTCCCGCGGGAGCAGCGTACAGACAGCAGGGTGCGGGTCACGTCCTGGAGCGGCACAGACTGGCCGGAGGACGCCGTGTATGACCGG GTTCTGGTGGACGCTCCTTGTACTACGGACCGACactccctgcaggaggaggagaacaACATCTTCCATCGCATGAGGAGGAAGGAGCGGCAGATGTTACCCCTACTGCAGACGCAGCTGCTGCT TTCTGGTCTGCGGGCGGTGGCACCGGGGGGAGATGTGGTCTACTCCACCTGCACATTGTCGACGCTGCAGAATGAGTGTGTAGTGGAGCGAGCCGTGGGCCTGGCGGCGGCTGAGTACGGCGTCCACGCCGAGGTCCAGGATCTGCGCTGCCTCCAGGAGATCTTCAGGAAGACGTTTAGTTTTCACTTGGATTGTCGCCTGGGAGAACTGGTGCTGCCGCATCTCACCGCCAACTATGGCCCCCTGTACCTGTGCAAGCTGCGGCGGCTGCGCTGA